One genomic region from Leptolyngbyaceae cyanobacterium JSC-12 encodes:
- a CDS encoding cyclic pyranopterin monophosphate synthase subunit MoaC (IMG reference gene:2510097379~PFAM: MoaC family~TIGRFAM: molybdenum cofactor biosynthesis protein MoaC~manually curated) — protein sequence MSQNFSSPTSHLTQTPLLTHLDAQGQAQMVDVSSKPQTVRQATAAGRVRMQRATFDAIAAGNSPKGDVLGTARLAGIMAAKQTANLIPLCHPLPLQTVEVQIIPDPNLPGYHIEAMVKIKAETGVEMEALTAVSVAALTLYDMAKALEKSICIEEIHLISKTGGKSGDYHYGDNA from the coding sequence ATGTCACAAAATTTTTCGTCTCCCACTTCTCACCTTACTCAAACCCCACTGCTGACCCACTTAGATGCTCAGGGACAGGCTCAAATGGTGGATGTTTCCAGTAAACCTCAAACCGTGCGCCAGGCAACAGCAGCAGGTCGAGTCCGAATGCAGAGGGCAACCTTTGACGCGATCGCTGCTGGAAATTCCCCCAAAGGTGATGTCCTGGGAACGGCTCGCCTTGCAGGCATCATGGCAGCCAAACAAACGGCAAATCTAATTCCCCTCTGTCATCCCCTGCCACTACAAACAGTCGAAGTCCAAATTATTCCAGACCCCAATCTCCCTGGCTATCACATCGAAGCGATGGTCAAAATCAAGGCTGAGACTGGGGTAGAGATGGAAGCACTCACTGCCGTCTCTGTGGCTGCTTTGACGCTCTATGACATGGCAAAAGCCCTGGAAAAATCAATTTGCATTGAAGAAATTCACCTAATCAGCAAAACAGGCGGCAAGTCAGGGGATTATCATTATGGCGACAACGCATAA
- a CDS encoding cysteine desulfurase family protein (IMG reference gene:2510097373~PFAM: Aminotransferase class-V), which translates to MIYLDYHATTPVDRRVADRIHHYMTEEFGNASSTDHAWGDRAEAAVKQAAQQVADLIGASPKEIIWTSGATESINLAIQGSLLAPLSRSGRGAGGEGKHRIALMPLEHKAVLDTCRALEKRGWAELVYLQVDSKGRLDLNHLEQACAEGLSLLCVMAANNEIGNIYPIQKIGQMAQHYGIPFLCDASQAVGKIPVQFEAWGITYLAISAHKFYGPKGVGALVVRKGYHLEPLIFGGGHQRGMRSGTLNVPGIVGLGEACRLRSLEMEEDERAIAIKRDRLQDLLLEKIPDLVINGDLEQRLAGSLHISIPGIPNSAVIARVRSKLAISTGSACSSNVEEPSHVLRTMKLQDKVIDGALRIGIGKFSQDEEIYTAADFLIEACEMIRQALYA; encoded by the coding sequence GTGATCTACCTCGACTACCATGCCACCACCCCCGTCGATCGCCGAGTGGCCGATCGCATTCACCACTACATGACAGAAGAATTTGGCAACGCCAGCAGCACCGATCATGCGTGGGGCGATCGTGCTGAAGCTGCCGTCAAGCAAGCCGCCCAACAGGTTGCCGACCTGATCGGAGCCTCACCAAAAGAAATTATTTGGACATCCGGTGCCACCGAAAGCATCAACCTAGCGATTCAAGGCAGCCTTCTTGCTCCCCTCTCCCGCTCTGGGAGAGGGGCTGGGGGTGAGGGCAAGCATCGCATCGCACTAATGCCACTCGAACACAAAGCCGTCCTCGATACTTGCCGTGCTTTGGAGAAGCGAGGTTGGGCTGAATTGGTTTATCTCCAAGTAGATTCCAAAGGTAGGCTTGACCTGAACCATTTGGAGCAAGCCTGTGCGGAGGGGCTGTCCTTGCTTTGTGTTATGGCAGCCAACAACGAGATTGGCAACATCTATCCCATTCAGAAGATTGGGCAAATGGCTCAGCATTACGGCATTCCGTTTCTATGTGACGCCTCTCAGGCAGTCGGCAAGATTCCCGTTCAATTTGAAGCGTGGGGCATCACCTACCTGGCAATCTCTGCCCACAAGTTCTACGGACCCAAAGGAGTTGGGGCACTGGTTGTGCGTAAAGGCTATCACTTGGAGCCACTGATATTTGGTGGTGGTCATCAGCGAGGAATGCGATCGGGCACCCTCAACGTTCCAGGGATTGTAGGGTTGGGAGAAGCCTGTCGGTTGCGATCGCTGGAGATGGAAGAGGACGAGCGGGCGATCGCTATCAAACGCGATCGCCTTCAAGACCTGCTCTTAGAGAAGATCCCTGACCTCGTAATTAATGGAGATCTAGAGCAACGGCTGGCAGGAAGTCTTCACATTTCAATTCCTGGTATTCCCAATAGTGCTGTCATTGCTAGGGTTCGTTCTAAATTAGCAATATCAACTGGATCAGCTTGTTCTTCCAATGTGGAAGAACCTTCTCATGTACTACGTACAATGAAGCTACAAGATAAAGTGATTGATGGGGCACTTCGTATTGGGATTGGTAAGTTTAGTCAGGATGAGGAGATTTACACAGCAGCAGACTTTCTAATAGAAGCTTGTGAGATGATTCGTCAAGCTTTGTATGCTTAG
- a CDS encoding hypothetical protein (IMG reference gene:2510097377) codes for MDSWTRILKSAYRKQPIISFMITVGTVNVAVGGLGEHWSLMSLGFSVVGIAIALGVRQKYARKRPLEPQNRPPVYILPPSSAGLPMLSMSKKNPPGR; via the coding sequence ATGGATAGTTGGACTCGCATTTTGAAGTCGGCTTATCGGAAACAACCCATCATCAGCTTTATGATTACGGTTGGGACTGTGAACGTAGCAGTTGGTGGGCTAGGTGAACATTGGTCGTTGATGTCATTGGGGTTTAGTGTAGTAGGGATTGCGATCGCACTGGGTGTTCGGCAAAAGTATGCTCGCAAACGTCCCTTGGAGCCACAAAATCGTCCGCCAGTCTACATCCTTCCTCCTTCGTCTGCAGGTTTGCCGATGTTAAGTATGTCAAAGAAAAACCCACCTGGACGCTAG
- a CDS encoding hypothetical protein (IMG reference gene:2510097365) → MLPFVAVPSTIAQEFGKYRDLFCRGAGFEQVSRYVTGLLLSENKTLQGIAGQWVAGGEVGGRRAMHAAVFEAGWRSSELMSHHRAVIAKEHQGRGREVISLDWTLSHHDWGKQIFGVKRSYDYVEHRMSCFQTVVTATIANRHLIDGIDVVVQFPDFSVAEREYLKVTAKSHYDDLDQVRERLIEMLHYHKNRLEYRKRTEIAVEIVRQVEAEGQFPTADYAFDNGVLTVELTTMIESAGKHWVSEVESSRNILWNDQWQRVDAIGLELRIHHPESFRPIQVTCRNGETKPIWAFTKVVRLKKFGRKRLVIVHEQADLQDPPRFLLTDALHWESGRVMQTWSYRWSCEVFHEVSKQHTGLESAQVRNEEAVNRHFRLSCVAQSILQRTACSGAQSERFEFAQGKQTVGQKLYTLTRQAFDDLLQFIVTRCSHGHTNEQILQALLPS, encoded by the coding sequence ATGCTGCCCTTTGTCGCTGTGCCATCGACGATTGCTCAAGAGTTTGGGAAATATCGAGACCTGTTCTGCCGAGGCGCAGGCTTTGAGCAGGTGAGTCGCTATGTGACCGGATTGCTGTTGAGTGAGAACAAAACCTTGCAAGGGATTGCCGGACAATGGGTAGCAGGTGGGGAGGTCGGCGGACGAAGAGCGATGCACGCAGCGGTGTTTGAGGCGGGCTGGAGGAGTTCAGAGTTAATGTCCCATCATCGTGCTGTGATAGCCAAAGAGCATCAGGGGCGAGGGCGAGAAGTCATCAGTCTGGATTGGACGCTCAGCCATCACGATTGGGGCAAGCAGATCTTTGGGGTGAAGCGATCCTATGATTATGTGGAACATCGGATGAGTTGCTTTCAAACGGTGGTGACGGCGACGATTGCGAACCGCCACCTAATTGATGGGATTGACGTGGTGGTGCAGTTTCCAGATTTTTCAGTGGCAGAACGGGAGTATCTGAAGGTGACGGCAAAATCCCACTATGACGATTTAGACCAAGTGCGAGAACGACTGATTGAGATGTTGCATTATCACAAGAATCGATTGGAGTATCGCAAACGCACCGAGATTGCCGTCGAGATTGTGCGCCAAGTGGAAGCGGAAGGACAATTTCCCACCGCCGATTATGCGTTTGACAATGGGGTGTTGACTGTTGAGTTAACCACCATGATTGAGTCCGCAGGAAAACACTGGGTGAGTGAAGTTGAAAGTTCTCGCAACATCTTGTGGAATGACCAATGGCAACGGGTAGATGCGATTGGTTTAGAACTCAGAATCCATCACCCAGAGAGCTTTCGCCCGATTCAAGTCACTTGCCGCAACGGCGAAACGAAACCGATTTGGGCATTTACCAAAGTCGTGCGCCTCAAGAAGTTTGGACGCAAGCGATTGGTCATCGTCCACGAGCAAGCAGATTTACAAGACCCACCTCGCTTCCTGCTCACCGATGCGTTGCATTGGGAAAGTGGGCGAGTCATGCAGACTTGGAGTTATCGATGGTCCTGCGAGGTCTTTCATGAGGTGAGCAAACAGCACACCGGGCTAGAGTCGGCTCAGGTGCGGAACGAGGAAGCGGTCAACCGTCACTTCCGTCTTAGTTGCGTGGCGCAGTCGATTCTGCAACGGACTGCCTGTTCTGGCGCACAATCTGAACGATTTGAGTTTGCTCAAGGCAAGCAAACGGTGGGACAGAAGCTCTATACCCTCACTCGTCAAGCCTTTGATGATTTGCTGCAATTCATTGTGACGCGATGTTCTCACGGACATACAAATGAACAGATTTTACAAGCTCTCCTCCCCAGTTGA
- a CDS encoding putative enzyme of the cupin superfamily (IMG reference gene:2510097383~PFAM: Protein of unknown function (DUF861)) codes for MTTITVEHQPTQAHLQQLGVFQWAIWTKEVSEFSWYYDDRETCYLLEGDVIVTPEGGEPVHFGKGDLVTFPAGMACTWKILSDVKKHYIFG; via the coding sequence ATGACGACTATCACCGTTGAGCATCAACCGACCCAAGCGCACCTGCAACAGTTGGGTGTTTTCCAGTGGGCAATTTGGACAAAGGAGGTGTCTGAATTTTCCTGGTATTACGATGATCGCGAAACCTGTTATTTGCTGGAAGGGGATGTTATCGTCACTCCGGAGGGTGGCGAACCCGTCCACTTTGGTAAAGGTGACCTGGTTACTTTCCCTGCTGGCATGGCTTGCACCTGGAAAATTCTCAGCGATGTGAAAAAACACTACATCTTTGGGTAA
- a CDS encoding ferredoxin (IMG reference gene:2510097384), which yields MSLDIETCTSDSLSVCVESLGLAAIQRHVFICADQTKPKCCDKTLGLEAWDYLKNRLKELKLDQPGEKSPVCIFRTKANCLRVCSQGPILVVYPDGVWYHSATPPVIEQIIQEHLIGNQIVKEYAFLVHPLPDPVIALE from the coding sequence ATGAGTTTGGATATTGAAACCTGCACTTCTGATTCTCTGTCTGTGTGTGTTGAGTCCCTGGGACTGGCTGCGATTCAGCGACACGTTTTTATTTGTGCAGACCAGACAAAACCAAAATGCTGCGATAAAACATTAGGGCTAGAAGCCTGGGATTATCTAAAAAATCGGCTTAAAGAACTCAAACTTGATCAGCCTGGGGAAAAGTCACCTGTCTGTATATTTCGGACAAAAGCGAATTGCTTACGAGTATGTAGTCAGGGACCGATCCTGGTCGTTTACCCAGACGGCGTTTGGTATCATAGTGCCACTCCTCCCGTGATTGAGCAGATTATTCAAGAGCATCTGATTGGCAACCAGATCGTGAAAGAGTATGCGTTTCTGGTGCATCCCTTGCCAGATCCCGTGATCGCGCTAGAATAG
- a CDS encoding phosphoglucomutase (IMG reference gene:2510097378~PFAM: Phosphoglucomutase/phosphomannomutase, alpha/beta/alpha domain III; Phosphoglucomutase/phosphomannomutase, alpha/beta/alpha domain II; Phosphoglucomutase/phosphomannomutase, C-terminal domain; Phosphoglucomutase/phosphomannomutase, alpha/beta/alpha domain I) has translation MNIKTISTQPFADQKPGTSGLRKKVPVFQQPNYLENFVQAIFDSLEGFQGQTLVVGGDGRYYNRQAIQIILKMAAANGFGRVLVGRGGILSTPAASCVIRKNQAFGGIILSASHNPGGPTEDFGIKYNIGNGGPAPEKVTEAIYAQSKSISSYKLLEAPDVDLDKVGSFKLGEMLVEVIDSVNDYAQLMESLFDFDRIRELLTNGHFRMCMDSMHAVTGPYAHRLFEQRLGAPLGTVMNGEPLEDFGGGHPDPNLVYAHDLVELLFGNEAPDFGAASDGDGDRNMILGRRFFVTPSDSLAVLAANATLAPAYRDGLAGIARSMPTSQAADRVAEKLGIDCYETPTGWKFFGNLLDAGKATLCGEESFGTGSNHVREKDGLWAVLFWLNVIAARQQSVEAIVKEHWQTYGRNYYSRHDYEGVESDRAQALVAALHDQMPTLKGKQFGSYTVDYCDDFSYVDPVDGSISQNQGIRIGFTDGSRIVFRLSGTGTQGATVRVYLESYEPNAANHNLDPQVALKDLIAIAEEVAQIRHFTAMNQPTVIT, from the coding sequence ATGAATATCAAAACCATCTCAACTCAACCCTTCGCGGACCAAAAGCCCGGCACCTCCGGCTTGCGAAAAAAAGTGCCCGTATTTCAGCAACCCAATTATCTGGAAAATTTTGTTCAGGCGATTTTTGACAGCTTAGAAGGCTTTCAGGGGCAAACACTCGTCGTGGGAGGTGACGGTCGCTACTACAACCGGCAGGCAATCCAAATCATCTTGAAAATGGCAGCCGCCAATGGGTTCGGGCGAGTGCTGGTGGGTCGAGGTGGCATCCTCTCCACACCTGCAGCTTCCTGTGTCATTCGCAAAAATCAGGCGTTTGGTGGCATTATCCTTTCTGCTAGCCATAATCCTGGTGGGCCCACAGAAGATTTTGGCATTAAGTACAACATTGGCAATGGCGGACCTGCTCCCGAAAAAGTTACTGAAGCAATTTATGCTCAGAGTAAATCCATCAGTTCCTACAAACTTCTGGAAGCGCCCGATGTAGACCTGGACAAAGTGGGTAGCTTCAAGCTAGGTGAAATGTTGGTGGAAGTGATTGACTCTGTCAACGACTACGCTCAGTTAATGGAGTCTTTGTTTGACTTTGATCGCATTCGGGAACTGCTCACCAACGGACACTTTCGCATGTGTATGGATTCCATGCATGCTGTTACTGGCCCTTACGCCCATCGCTTGTTTGAACAACGGTTGGGAGCGCCCCTGGGTACGGTGATGAATGGGGAACCATTGGAAGACTTTGGAGGAGGGCACCCCGACCCAAACCTAGTCTATGCTCATGATCTGGTGGAGTTGCTGTTTGGCAACGAGGCTCCTGATTTTGGTGCCGCATCGGATGGGGATGGCGATCGCAACATGATTTTGGGACGACGCTTCTTTGTCACCCCTAGTGATAGCCTTGCAGTTCTAGCTGCCAATGCAACCCTGGCTCCCGCCTACCGAGATGGACTCGCTGGTATTGCTCGTTCCATGCCTACCAGTCAAGCTGCGGATCGCGTGGCAGAAAAGCTGGGAATTGATTGCTACGAAACTCCTACAGGCTGGAAATTCTTTGGCAATTTGCTGGATGCAGGCAAAGCCACCCTCTGCGGCGAGGAAAGCTTTGGCACAGGCTCCAACCATGTGCGCGAGAAAGATGGGTTGTGGGCAGTGCTGTTTTGGCTCAACGTAATTGCGGCTCGGCAACAATCGGTGGAAGCAATTGTGAAAGAACACTGGCAAACCTACGGACGTAACTACTATTCCCGCCATGACTATGAAGGGGTGGAGAGCGATCGCGCCCAGGCTCTCGTTGCTGCGCTGCACGACCAGATGCCAACCCTCAAGGGCAAGCAATTTGGCAGCTACACCGTTGATTATTGTGACGACTTCAGTTACGTCGATCCAGTCGATGGCAGCATCAGTCAGAATCAAGGCATTCGCATCGGCTTCACGGATGGCTCTCGCATTGTCTTCCGGCTCTCTGGCACAGGGACGCAGGGCGCAACAGTGCGAGTGTATCTGGAAAGTTATGAACCCAATGCTGCCAACCACAACCTCGATCCGCAAGTGGCACTCAAAGATTTGATTGCGATCGCAGAAGAAGTTGCCCAAATCCGGCACTTCACCGCCATGAATCAGCCCACGGTCATCACCTAA
- a CDS encoding hypothetical protein (IMG reference gene:2510097382), translating into MTQLLEHGQIISSPGCHFNYRVIGPCCRLFDREQLPYPCCRLQWRGKEPSWRRIGKRFVLDMATRAHPTYSVEMLDQGRNRSSPQSNLSLPMLLTLYWIKLPQPLNEWWYSDRSRRSEIFSTQPPTIRELTTR; encoded by the coding sequence ATGACGCAACTGCTTGAACACGGTCAAATTATTTCCAGCCCCGGCTGCCACTTCAACTACCGGGTGATTGGTCCCTGTTGTCGCCTGTTCGACCGGGAACAACTGCCCTATCCTTGCTGCCGTTTGCAATGGCGCGGTAAAGAACCCAGTTGGCGCAGGATTGGCAAACGCTTTGTGCTCGATATGGCAACCAGGGCGCACCCTACCTACAGCGTGGAAATGCTAGACCAGGGACGCAATCGCTCATCCCCTCAATCTAACTTGTCTCTACCGATGTTACTGACCCTCTATTGGATTAAGCTGCCGCAACCCTTGAATGAATGGTGGTATTCTGATCGCTCCCGGCGCAGTGAGATATTTTCAACCCAGCCACCCACCATTAGGGAATTGACCACCCGTTGA
- a CDS encoding hypothetical protein (IMG reference gene:2510097381~PFAM: Uncharacterized conserved protein (DUF2246)): protein MQYSIHPPTPFLLRHRDKLLPEWSCSIGSVLVMLQHSGCSLVKRTDTTEARKNQLRQNFLALADKIAACLHGSGHWADVFDPKTGLPIYSKPGILELDDVAVVCACLGYDTVQVEGCSVIVHPTWGTAVYPSVVVASADPERVQRVVNSLMVGGWVENISLRRERSEYHHSFKGCGSLIQ, encoded by the coding sequence ATGCAGTATTCGATCCACCCACCTACGCCATTCTTGCTCAGGCACCGAGATAAACTCCTGCCGGAATGGTCGTGTAGTATCGGCTCTGTGCTGGTTATGCTTCAGCACTCAGGCTGTTCATTGGTAAAGCGAACGGACACAACCGAAGCGAGGAAAAATCAACTCCGCCAGAATTTTTTGGCACTGGCAGACAAGATCGCCGCCTGCTTGCATGGTTCTGGGCATTGGGCGGATGTGTTTGATCCCAAAACGGGGCTTCCTATTTATTCCAAACCAGGAATACTGGAATTGGATGATGTTGCTGTAGTGTGTGCCTGTTTGGGATACGACACAGTTCAAGTGGAAGGATGCTCGGTGATCGTGCACCCAACCTGGGGAACTGCCGTTTATCCATCGGTTGTTGTAGCTTCTGCTGACCCAGAGAGGGTTCAACGGGTGGTCAATTCCCTAATGGTGGGTGGCTGGGTTGAAAATATCTCACTGCGCCGGGAGCGATCAGAATACCACCATTCATTCAAGGGTTGCGGCAGCTTAATCCAATAG
- a CDS encoding hypothetical protein (IMG reference gene:2510097375) produces the protein MTSSKKDAVRYVEVLQAMQEIFPEAFDDAP, from the coding sequence ATGACCTCTTCCAAGAAGGACGCCGTTCGTTATGTAGAAGTGTTGCAGGCAATGCAGGAGATTTTCCCTGAAGCTTTTGATGATGCACCTTGA
- a CDS encoding hypothetical protein (IMG reference gene:2510097369~PFAM: Protein of unknown function (DUF820)) produces the protein MTAERLLQLPPLESGDRLTRAEFERRYAAMPQLKKAELIEGVVYVSSPVRVIHSQPHADFMTWLGVYRAATPGVACYDNPTLRLDADNEPQPDAVLRLERGGTSHISDDGYIEGAPELIVEIAASSASYDLHDKLRVYRRNGVQEYIVWRTYNQQIDWFYLEEGQYKPQSPDATGILRSQQFPGLWLAAPALLAGHLAEVLQTLQQGIATPDHQTFVDTLRSSS, from the coding sequence ATGACCGCCGAACGACTCCTTCAGCTTCCTCCCCTGGAAAGTGGCGATCGCCTCACCCGCGCCGAATTTGAGCGCCGCTATGCTGCCATGCCCCAGCTCAAAAAAGCTGAACTGATTGAAGGAGTTGTCTACGTGAGTTCCCCTGTCCGCGTCATTCACAGCCAGCCGCATGCCGACTTCATGACCTGGCTTGGGGTATACCGCGCAGCAACCCCTGGCGTTGCTTGTTACGACAATCCCACTTTGCGCCTGGACGCCGACAACGAACCCCAACCCGATGCAGTGCTGCGGTTGGAAAGGGGGGGAACTTCCCACATCAGTGACGACGGTTACATCGAAGGTGCCCCTGAATTAATTGTTGAAATTGCTGCCAGCAGCGCTTCCTACGACTTACACGACAAACTGCGCGTTTACCGTCGTAACGGCGTTCAGGAATATATCGTCTGGCGCACCTATAACCAGCAGATTGATTGGTTCTACCTCGAAGAGGGACAGTACAAACCCCAATCTCCCGATGCCACAGGCATCCTGCGAAGCCAGCAATTTCCTGGTCTATGGTTAGCCGCTCCGGCACTCCTGGCGGGTCATCTTGCTGAGGTCCTGCAAACCCTTCAGCAGGGCATCGCCACCCCCGACCATCAAACCTTTGTTGACACCTTGCGCTCCTCCTCCTGA
- a CDS encoding hypothetical protein (IMG reference gene:2510097372~PFAM: Protein of unknown function (DUF820)) produces MTTERLVELPPLENGDRLTRAEFERRYAAMPQLKKAELIEGIVYMASPLRAKAHSSPHGDIMGWLWTYKAATPGIDLYDNPTVRLDADNEPQPDAVLRIVTGGQSWISPDDYIEGAPELIVEIAASSASYDLHDKLRVYRRNGVQEYIVWRTYNQQIDWFYLEEGQYKPQSPDATGILRSQQFPGLWLAAPALLAGHLAEVLQTLQQGIATPDHQTFVDTLRSSSSPEA; encoded by the coding sequence ATGACGACCGAACGATTGGTTGAGCTTCCCCCTCTGGAAAATGGCGATCGCCTCACCCGCGCCGAATTTGAGCGCCGCTATGCTGCCATGCCCCAGCTCAAAAAAGCAGAGCTAATTGAAGGAATTGTTTACATGGCATCTCCCTTAAGAGCAAAGGCTCACAGCAGCCCCCATGGAGACATCATGGGATGGTTGTGGACATACAAAGCCGCAACGCCAGGGATCGATCTCTACGATAATCCCACTGTGCGCCTAGATGCCGACAACGAACCCCAACCCGATGCCGTCCTCAGAATTGTAACCGGTGGGCAATCCTGGATTAGCCCCGACGACTACATTGAAGGTGCGCCTGAATTAATCGTTGAAATTGCCGCCAGCAGCGCTTCCTACGACTTACACGACAAACTGCGCGTTTACCGTCGTAACGGCGTTCAGGAATATATCGTCTGGCGCACCTATAACCAGCAGATTGATTGGTTCTACCTCGAAGAGGGACAGTACAAACCCCAATCTCCCGATGCCACAGGTATCCTGCGAAGTCAGCAATTCCCTGGTCTATGGTTAGCTGCTCCGGCACTCCTGGCGGGTCATCTTGCTGAGGTCCTGCAAACCCTTCAGCAGGGCATCGCCACCCCCGACCATCAAACCTTTGTTGACACCTTGCGCTCCTCCTCCTCCCCAGAAGCGTGA
- a CDS encoding hypothetical protein (IMG reference gene:2510097368): MSEMTLNQEQLKEILKTAIVELIRDNHEEISEFLAEIIEDMAMERAIAEGETTPLVSREAIFQLLEPNG, translated from the coding sequence ATGTCTGAAATGACTTTAAATCAAGAGCAACTGAAGGAAATTTTAAAGACTGCAATTGTTGAGTTAATTCGTGACAATCACGAAGAGATTTCTGAATTTCTGGCAGAAATCATTGAAGATATGGCAATGGAACGGGCGATCGCGGAAGGTGAAACCACGCCTCTGGTTAGTCGTGAGGCTATCTTTCAACTTTTGGAGCCAAACGGGTGA
- a CDS encoding putative transcriptional regulator (IMG reference gene:2510097376~PFAM: MerR, DNA binding; MerR family regulatory protein): protein MNISTPQQRFKIGEVAALTGLSVKTIRYYEEIGLLTPSVLRSGTGYRLFDCGVLNRLAFIKRAQSLGLTLTEIKSILEVHDRGILPCGEVKQHLQDKVEAINQKIQSLLMLRSQLEGILAGWNETPSETVAAQAICPNIQTVPGSITFPP, encoded by the coding sequence ATGAACATCTCTACACCACAACAACGGTTTAAAATTGGGGAAGTTGCCGCACTGACTGGGCTTTCAGTCAAAACTATCCGATACTATGAAGAGATTGGATTGCTGACACCGAGTGTACTTCGATCCGGTACCGGTTATCGGTTGTTTGATTGTGGTGTTCTGAATCGATTAGCATTCATCAAGCGTGCACAATCGCTAGGACTGACACTCACTGAAATTAAAAGTATTTTGGAGGTTCATGACCGAGGAATACTGCCCTGTGGTGAGGTAAAGCAACATCTTCAAGATAAAGTTGAAGCGATTAATCAAAAAATACAGTCTCTGCTCATGCTGCGATCGCAGTTAGAAGGGATTCTTGCTGGTTGGAATGAAACACCTTCAGAGACAGTTGCGGCTCAAGCCATTTGTCCTAACATTCAAACTGTGCCTGGAAGCATAACTTTTCCGCCCTGA
- a CDS encoding hypothetical protein (IMG reference gene:2510097371~PFAM: Protein of unknown function (DUF820)) translates to MITTAQPPHLTPDDYLQLEARSPVKHTYINGEIVAMAGASDAHVTIAGNIFSLLRAHLRGTGCRVYISDMKVRLDGCNCFYYPDVFVTCDPRDQETSTYKCFPCLIVEVLSDSTEAFDRGDKFMHYQTLDSLQEYVLLNTRQQRVETFRRNSSGLWVLQTYTADQPALQLTSINWSGNLIDLYEDVTLETQSPPAQPTA, encoded by the coding sequence ATGATCACCACTGCGCAGCCACCCCACCTCACCCCCGACGACTACCTCCAGCTTGAAGCCCGCAGCCCCGTTAAGCATACATACATCAACGGGGAAATCGTGGCGATGGCCGGAGCCAGTGATGCCCATGTGACAATTGCTGGCAACATTTTTTCACTGCTGCGTGCCCACCTGCGGGGAACCGGATGCCGGGTCTACATCTCAGATATGAAAGTCCGTCTTGATGGCTGCAATTGCTTCTACTATCCTGATGTCTTCGTCACCTGCGATCCGCGCGATCAGGAAACTTCAACCTACAAGTGCTTTCCCTGTTTGATTGTGGAAGTACTGTCTGACTCCACCGAAGCGTTTGACCGGGGGGACAAATTTATGCACTATCAAACCCTCGACAGCTTGCAGGAATATGTTTTGCTTAACACTCGCCAGCAACGCGTCGAAACCTTCCGCCGCAACTCATCGGGTCTGTGGGTTCTCCAAACCTACACCGCCGACCAACCTGCCCTCCAACTGACCAGCATCAACTGGAGTGGCAACCTCATCGACCTCTACGAAGATGTCACCCTGGAAACCCAGTCCCCTCCTGCCCAACCGACCGCATGA